The following are encoded together in the Labeo rohita strain BAU-BD-2019 chromosome 17, IGBB_LRoh.1.0, whole genome shotgun sequence genome:
- the qrsl1 gene encoding glutamyl-tRNA(Gln) amidotransferase subunit A, mitochondrial codes for MSASSAAYRPAAAMLGLSIREVSQALRDGRVSATELCRKCINQIQRTRYLNAFITITEETAMEQAQKADSRLRTGKPLGPLDGIPFSVKDNFCTENIESTCASSMLKGYVPPFNATVVQKLLDQGAVLVGKTNLDEFAMGSGSTDGVFGPVRNPWSYTTQYREQSTEDPDSDWLISGGSSGGSGAAVASLSSFLALGSDTGGSTRNPGSLCGVVALKPTYGLLSRHGLIPLVNSMDVPGIMTRSVHDVATVLRILQGRDERDSTTVQAPSTPTSLPEHFDIRDICVGIPKEYHAPGLSEDTLAQWSRVATMFEQAGARVQEVSLPHTQHSIVCYHVLCCCEVASNMARFDGLEYGHRSTVDSSTDAMYATTRHEGFNNVVRGRILSGNYFLLKSNYERYFMKAQQMRRLITEDFTNVFRSGIDVLLTPTTLSDAVRYSDFIREDNRTRSAQEDIFTQPVNMAGLPAVTVPTALSRRGLPIGLQLIGQRLQDWKLLTVAHWMEQQVSFPMISFHSDADERELERSVRERTHTIGS; via the exons ATGTCAGCCTCCAGTGCGGCATATCGTCCTGCAGCAGCGATGCTTGGCCTGTCCATAAGAGAg GTGTCCCAGGCACTGAGGGATGGGAGGGTGTCCGCCACTGAGCTTTGCAGGAAATGCATCAACCAGATACAAAGGACACGTTACCTGAATGCATTTATCACAATTACAGAGGAGACGGCTATGGAGCAAGCACAGAAAGCAGACAGCAGGCTTcgcacag GTAAACCTCTCGGTCCTCTGGACGGCATTCCTTTCTCTGTAAAAGACAACTTCTGCACGGAGAACATCGAGTCCACCTGTGCTTCAAGCATGCTTAAAG GTTATGTTCCTCCATTTAATGCTACAGTTGTGCAAAAGCTGTTGGATCAAGGAGCAGTTCTTGTTGGAAAAACTAATTTAGATGAGTTTGCAATGGG ATCTGGAAGTACAGATGGGGTGTTTGGTCCAGTTCGTAACCCATGGAGCTACACAACCCAATACCGTGAACAGAGCACAGAAGATCCAGATTCTGACTGGCTAATCTCAGGAGGAAGTTCAGGAGGTAGTGGAGCAGCAGTGGCATCTCTCAGCAGCTTCCT AGCTTTGGGATCTGATACAGGAGGCTCTACACGGAACCCTGGTTCTCTCTGTGGAGTCGTGGCTCTGAAACCCACTTACGGCCTGCTTTCTCGTCACGGACTCATCCCTCTGGTCAACTCGATGGATGTGCCGGGAATCATGACCAGGAGTGTCCATGATGTTGCCACTGTCTTGA GGATTTTGCAGGGCCGAGATGAGAGAGACTCAACAACTGTCCAGGCACCCAGCACCCCAACCAGTCTTCCTGAACACTTTGACATTAGAGACATATGTGTCGGCATACCAAAG GAATATCATGCCCCGGGTCTGTCTGAAGACACTCTGGCCCAGTGGAGTCGAGTCGCAACCATGTTCGAGCAGGCAGGGGCGCGGGTACAAGAGGTATCTCTGCCACACACACAGCACTCCATCGTCTGTTACCACGTTCTGTGTTGCTGTGAGGTTGCATCCAACATGGCACGTTTTGATGGGCTTGAATACG GCCATCGTAGTACAGTCGACAGCTCCACAGATGCCATGTACGCCACCACACGACATGAAGGCTTCAACAATGTGGTTCGTGGACGAATCCTCTCAGGAAACTACTTCCTACTGAAATC GAACTACGAGCGTTACTTTATGAAGGCTCAACAAATGCGGCGTCTTATCACTGAAGATTTTACAAACGTGTTCCGCTCTGGCATAGACGTTCTCCTGACACCCACAACATTAAGCGATGCAGTGCGCTACTCCGACTTCATACGGGAAGACAACCGAACACGCAGTGCTCAGGAGGACATCTTCACCCAGCCTGTCAACATGGCAG GTTTGCCTGCTGTCACGGTACCAACAGCCCTCTCGCGCCGAGGTCTTCCAATCGGCCTGCAGCTGATTGGTCAGAGGCTACAGGACTGGAAGTTGTTGACAGTAGCCCACTGGATGGAGCAACAAGTCAGCTTTCCAATGATCAGTTTTCACAGTGACGCAGATGAGAGAGAGCTTGAGCGATCAGTAAGAGAAAGGACACATACAATAGGATCATAA